One Archangium violaceum genomic window, CGGGGGAGCGCCACCTGTGCCTCGCGGGAGGTGTCGCCCTCAACAGCACCGCCAACGGCAAGCTGGCGCGCTCGGGCCTCTTCGAGGGGCTCTTCATCCAGCCCGCCGCCAATGACGCCGGCACCCCGCTCGGAGCGGCGCTCTTCGAGGCCCACCGGCACAGCGGCCGGCGCAAGGGCTCCTTCTCCGCGTATCTCGGCCCCGCGTTTCCGGAGAGCCGCATCGACGCGGCCTGTGAGCGGCGCAAGGCGGAGCTCGTCGTCACCCGGCCGGAGGATCTGCTCTCCGAGACCGTGCGCCGGCTGGCCCGGGGGCAGATCCTCGGGTGGTACCAGGGGCGCATGGAGTTCGGGCCGCGCGCGCTCGGCAACCGCAGCATCCTCGCCGATCCGAGGAAAGCGGGGATGAAGGATCGCATCAACCACGTGGTGAAGCACCGTGAGTCCTTCCGCCCCTTCGCGCCCGCGGTGCTCGCCGAGCACGCCTCCGAGTACTTCGCCATGGGGCCGGTCGCGGAGTCTCCGTTCATGTTGATGACCGTGCCCGTGAACCCGGAGCGCCGCGGCTCGCTCGAGGCGACTGTTCATCTGGACGGCACGGCGCGCGTGCAGACCGTCTCCGCCGAGCAGAACCCGCTCTTCTGGCGGTTGCTCCAGCGCTTCCACGAGGAGACGGGCGTCCCGGCCCTGCTCAACACGTCCTTCAACGTCAATGGCGAGCCCATCGTGTGCACGCCGGAGGACGCCATCGAGAGCTTCCTGTCCACGGAGCTCGATGCCCTGGTGCTCGGTGACAGGCTCATCGAGCGGCGTGCGTTGAGTCTGGAGGACCTCCTCCCGCTGCGCCCGCGTCTCCAGGAGGGCGTGCGGCTGCGCACCTCGCTCACGGCTCCGGGCGAAGGGGTGGTGTGGCGCAACACCGTCGTCAGCCGCCGCCATTTCCAGGCCGAGCTCCAGGAGGATGCCGCGGCCCTGCTGCTCGCATGTGATGGGACGAAGACCGTGGCCGCCCTGCTGGAGGAGCTGGCCTCGGGTGGGGAGGAGCGCTCGCAAGTCGCGGCGAGCCTCTCCGCGCTCCTCGAACGCTTCCTGCGGCTGCGCCTCATCTGTCTGGAGTGAGCCGACGCCAGGACCGGGTTCCCATGATCGATCTCCTCGACACCATCCGCGGCCTGGTGGAGCCGCTTGCCCACGGTGAATACGTGGCGGACTGGCAGGCACGCGCGGCGCGGCTGTCGGCGCTCGGCGATTACTATTCGCTGCGCATGCGCGACAACCCGTTCCTCGAGTCGGAGGACGCCGGCCTCGGCGGACCCTTCGGCTCACCCGCGCACCTGCGCTCCCAGATGCACGCCCACTTCGACGAGGCGATGGCGGCCCGCTCCGTCTCCTATGGCTTCGCCCTCGGGCCACTGACCGGGACCGATCGGGAGCTGTTCGCTCGCGCGTACCACCAGGTCGACTCCGTCGAGAAGATGGCCATGAGCGCGATCGCCCATGCCCTCTACCGGCTCCAGCCCCCGCTTCCGGTGGCCCTCCAGCTCTGCGGCGTCCTCTACGACGAGGCCCTCCACCTCACGGCCCTGAGCTCGCTGCTGGCCATCCCTCAGGAGAAGGAGCCGTGGATCACCCCCAAGCGCGAGCCCTTCTGGCACGAGCTCCGGCGGACGGAGGATCTCCTCTCGTATGTCTTCCTCCAGCACTGCCTGTCGGAAGCGGAGGGCAGCATCGCGGCGGCGGAGAAGTGGCGGCAGCTCCAGCAAGCCGGCGCGGGCCCCACCGCGACGCGGGTGGCCCATCGCATCTTCGTCGAGGAGACCGGACACGCGCTCACTGGCTATATGGTGTTGAAGCAGCTCGACGAGTCCTTGCCCGCGAGCGTCTTTCACCGGCTCGTGGAGCGCTATCTGGAGAGCGAGCCGCTCGTGGAAGCCTCCACGCGCAAGGGACAGCGGCAGCGGTTCGCCCTGCGACTGGCGGAGCTGTACATCACCCGGAGGAGCCTCACGCAGGTGCACGCGGAGCTGATGCGATGCGCACGGGCGGCGGCGCTCCCTCTCCCTCTGGGAGAGGGCGGGGGGTGAGGGTATTCGACTCCGTGTTCCTCACCTGGCTTCAATCGCGGTACGTCCGTGTCCCATCGGTGCCCGCTGTCTCGGGTTCCCGAGTGGGGACACACTTCAGGCAGATACCCTCACCCTAGCCCTCTCCCGGAGGGAGAGGGGACATCCACGGATTCAACCCGGGCTCAACGCGCCGAGGCCAGGAACAACCGATCCCACTCTGGCTCCACCGGACCGAGGGCCGCGAGCAGCGCCAGTCCAACCCCCGAGGCACCACTGAGCAGCCCGGGAGAGGCAATCCACGACTCCCCGCTCGCGTCCTGTTGCCAGACGCGGAACCCGGCGAAGCCCTCGCCCTCGTGTCGGAGCTCCAGCGTGTGCACGAGCCAGGCGCGCGAGGCCTCACG contains:
- a CDS encoding carbamoyltransferase family protein codes for the protein MIVLGFNHGGVGDAETPFGHDAGAALVIGGKVVAAAEEERFARVKHTSRFPAGAITYCLETAGIGLEQVDCFCFPWNPELDRQNVARADIELSLIFNRHSLRSLVHAELFDGFRAHFGFTVPEQRRRRVPHHLAHAASTFFCSPFEQAAYLVVDAYGEMVSTSYGRGRDTHLEPMEHTLLPTSIGVLYADVTRLLGFHSREDEYKVMGLAAHGSPERFRELFRCQWRPTSTGVEQVSDERSRAAVLELTRYRRLPRTPVTAEHQDIAAALQECLEEQMLHLARVVREQTGERHLCLAGGVALNSTANGKLARSGLFEGLFIQPAANDAGTPLGAALFEAHRHSGRRKGSFSAYLGPAFPESRIDAACERRKAELVVTRPEDLLSETVRRLARGQILGWYQGRMEFGPRALGNRSILADPRKAGMKDRINHVVKHRESFRPFAPAVLAEHASEYFAMGPVAESPFMLMTVPVNPERRGSLEATVHLDGTARVQTVSAEQNPLFWRLLQRFHEETGVPALLNTSFNVNGEPIVCTPEDAIESFLSTELDALVLGDRLIERRALSLEDLLPLRPRLQEGVRLRTSLTAPGEGVVWRNTVVSRRHFQAELQEDAAALLLACDGTKTVAALLEELASGGEERSQVAASLSALLERFLRLRLICLE
- a CDS encoding DUF455 family protein, whose product is MIDLLDTIRGLVEPLAHGEYVADWQARAARLSALGDYYSLRMRDNPFLESEDAGLGGPFGSPAHLRSQMHAHFDEAMAARSVSYGFALGPLTGTDRELFARAYHQVDSVEKMAMSAIAHALYRLQPPLPVALQLCGVLYDEALHLTALSSLLAIPQEKEPWITPKREPFWHELRRTEDLLSYVFLQHCLSEAEGSIAAAEKWRQLQQAGAGPTATRVAHRIFVEETGHALTGYMVLKQLDESLPASVFHRLVERYLESEPLVEASTRKGQRQRFALRLAELYITRRSLTQVHAELMRCARAAALPLPLGEGGG